The sequence below is a genomic window from Macadamia integrifolia cultivar HAES 741 chromosome 1, SCU_Mint_v3, whole genome shotgun sequence.
tctctcaagaaaggaagttagaggtcaagaccatcttcccctaagccagaagaatttgaaagacagtctgagccaatattaatcaagggcccacccctcttgaccctaaacaggggttaagtttaggtataatttctcaaccaacttttcataatgtagactttatacagaccttgttttagtgtatatagtagtttgaattcaattaatgtatatatgtgtgataacttagccatgcatgtggaacaataataattatgaaaaatgttttttctcaagcatctagtaggaagactggttgaaccaggcagattgggtgcctaacaccttcccaattctgtaacctgacacttatcctaaatctctggactagaccaaattttggacccttttctcaggaattgggcccacccctaggtcctgggcctataaccctaggtggtgactccaaaccccatttgtatgatctcgatccctgtattagaccatcatcaaactcctatctcaaatgatgaattttacattcTTACAAAATAGACCTCCACGTACCTCCAAGCGGCAATATGGCATTGTAGGCCCACAAGCAAAGTGCACACGGCACAAAACCCCTCCCatcacataaaagagaaagagagaggagagagaatggggaGGCATAGTCCATTTCTCGGGcagctaccctcacaatggcgaCTTCACTGGGGATAAATATCAAGTtttcgatactagatgctacctttaaatgcaagaacattttccaccacatttgtttgaagtgcatcatcaaaagaataaaaaagtaactgcatcatgcatcatgctcgaagtgaaatcatttggcgaggcaCTCCTTGTCATGCCCGTATCCTCAGGAgttcagtgcatgtcatggagagtactctgagagcaaatgatacctgcttTCTGTACNNNNNNNNNNNNNNNNNNNNNNNNNNNNNNNNNNNNNNNNNNNNNNNNNNNNNNNNNNNNNNNNNNNNNNNNNNNNNNNNNNNNNNNNNNNNNNNNNNNNcactccaaaattcattaaaaaaatcaaaatttgaatagttttgtatacatttgtatggaaaatcgaatccaaactagaccaaaaaccaaaaccaacccggttacaaatcgatttaagaaaccgaagttcaacaattcatcatttggttgtttcctaatggctctataccggtttaaaaaaccgatccaaaccgaaatgaacctaataaatccaaaccggtaccaacccaaaccgcaccgaagccgacaccggaccgaaaccgataaatccttaatgggtcggtttcggtcacttccaaactcacaccgaaaccggtggaaccggaccgaaaccgcaccaactcggaccgttgacacccctactgaaACCTATTGCTGAACACCATGCACCTTGTAACTTAAGTTTTCAGAGACAGATGGATCTGACTGCCCAATTCCTTCATCTTAACCCATGTAATTGGTTGTGATTTGTTCATAGCAACGCAAAGTTTCCTTTCACCTGTCCACCATTATCagaaaaattgataaaaaataaaaaaaggggcgTACCCAGTGAATGAAGTATTCACATATGTAAGGTCCAAGGGGTAAGAACTATGTAGCCTTACCCttagaatgtcgagaggctgtttcgaccgcttgaccaccatgtcgcaacattcgtacctCACCGTTGGACCAAGCGTGCCCCTTAAGAAAACTTGATAAgatctcaaaaataaaatctgtTGAGAGGAAGCGgttctttgttcatcataaaaTTTCTGTTGCTTTATTTAACATATCTTTaatgatttttatgattttatttaaaCCTCTTGGCTATATGCCTTTGATTGTATCCTTGATTTGGTTCAAAGCCGTTAATGTTTGCAGGaaggaaaaatatttcttaCTACCTTTCCCCACATGTTCTCTGCTGTTAGATCTGAATATGTGATTCTTGCACACAAATTCATGCTTCTTCTTGCCAAGTTGGTTGTGCCTGCTTTCTGACAAGGTGTTTGTTAGTCAAGCTTGTTTTAACTTTTTTAAATTTCTCCATTAAGTTAAatgaaatcctctcctttggaaAATTGGGGTTCTAATTGTGGAGGTGAAAAGAAGATACATTTGGTAAGTTGGGATTCCATTTGCAAATGGTGGGGTGAGTGGGGAttatatgaaagaaaataaatacagaacgattcatgaagatcgataagcatgcacaactaacactacaaagacaagttttaggcatacctgaatccatgactgaagaataaGTACTCCTCAATTTCtccttgtatgctcctcgtacaactcgatcaatgttggtctggtctaccctcttttccttttgtttttggtcgttagcttcacttaatgggtcagtgataactatatataggggtgagggtagggaccaaccctgcaataaaattagggtttcctccccattaaggaaacaataccttaggtccacacatagtaataaatatttcataatagaatccaatatctccatagagatcacttaccaataatattggattctttctgcttactccatctttagtcaacaccactaaaccaattttagaaacaaatctttgactatgctagcccacttaattgaaaatcttacatcCACAACATAACTTAAGGAATTCAGATGCTATGTGCATTATCTCTTTGGTGAGACCAGCTGCTGGTATTTCATCCTTTGAGCACTTAAATGTCGTCTGCAGGAAGAGATTCAAACTTTCCTTCTCACTCAAAACACGCAGTTGAAGCTGCGAATCACCTGACCCACTAACAGAATGGCCTGGTATGCGAGTCGTGATTAACACTCCGCATTTTTCGCCATTGAGTGGCTTCGGGAGGACCCTTTCTATGACATCCCAATCTTCTTGCCTCCATGTATTGTCCAATACGATCAGGTAACTCTTTTCTTTCAAATGATAACAGAGCATTCTTTGcaactcttcttcatcttcaagttTTGACTCTGCATCTGTGAGGGTTGCAACTTATTGCAGTATTATCTTCAAAATATCTCTTACCTCATACTGTTGGAGACATTTACCCACGCATGACGAGGAAAATGAGATTTAACATCATTTCTATTGTAAACATTTCGTGCCAGGGTTGTCTTACCTATTCCCCCCATACCCACGATAGAAATGGCAGCAAGCCGTCCCAGGGGTTCTTCCCCTGTCAACCTTGATGCCAGTTGATCCGCTTCTGCTGCAATGAAGAAAACAGAAGGCTCAAACTCGAAGAGTTGGATTggaaagaagcagaagaagaagtacCAATATGAAAGAACTCTTCTTCAGGAGGATGCAGGGCAATCCGACGACTGCCTTCCACCACTGACCCACCCAATTGTTTCTTCTTCGAAATGGTGGAAAATTTAGCTTTCTTGGCTTCTTGTATTGCTAAAGATCCGACGAGATCATGAGTACGGCATGTTTGAGGAGCaccatttgatttgtattcaaCAACTTGGATCATGCTCCTTTGGATTAAACCTTTTAGGCATTCTCTACCCACATCTTCCATTGTAATTTCATTGTCATCTGATCTCTGTTCCTGCAGAAACCCCTCAGCGACTCATAGTCGAATCAATTTTTCACAATCTATCAAACCATCTTCTGGGAAAAGGCCAAAATAGAGGAAACATGGCTTTGAGACATGGTAATTCATTGTAGCTCAAAGCAAATACTTTTCGGAGGACTCTTGATTCTGTGAGATCTGAATGAACCTTTTCAAGCATATCAATCCACTCAAATATATCCTTCTTTTTTGCAGATAAGATGCCTCCCAGAAGAACAATTGCAATTGGAAGTCCCTCACATTTTGCAAGCATTTGCTTAGCCACATCTTTCATTTCCTCTGTGAGAATACCCTCTGGTATCTTGTCCAAAGAGCATCCAAATACCTTCTTCAATCAAGAACAGCTCCACGGGCTACTTCTTCGATACGAGTTGTGATCAAAACCCTGCATTTCTTTAAGGGTGATATTGGAAAGGCCATGCTTATGATCTCCCAATCTTTTCGCTTCCATAAATCGTCTACTACAATCAGGTAGTTCTTTCCTCTTAAATAATTAAGTACCATACTCTGCATCTCAACTTCCTTCTTTGTTTGTAActcatccttttcttcttctgtgagCTTCTTAACTTGTTTCAATATGGCTTGCCAAATATCTTTTACTTCATAGTATGGGGAAACAGAAACCCATGCTACAAAATCGAATTCATTGTTAACATCTCTTCTCTTGTAAATATTTCGAGCAAGTGCAGTCTTACCTGCTCCTGCTTGAGCCCAAATGGATACAACAACGAGCTGTCCTCGCGGTTCTTCCTTTCTCAACGACGTTGCCAGTTCATTTGCTTCCTTTAGAAAGCCTACCAtatcatcatcttcttgagTTCTCATTAAGATCAGGTCTTCATCTTCTGGACTCTGAATTGTGATCAGTGAGCTTCTATCAGGAAGGTTGTCTAGCTTGACATTGATGTaatcaatttcatttttcaacttCTGGAGAGTTATAATTTGACAGAAGCATCCCATGATCAGCTGAAGAACATTGTAACCATCATATGGTGTTGCATTGTTGACGAAGACTTCTATAACGTCCTCAGCCTTAAAGGCCAAATCTCTGACTTGGGTTACCCATTCATcaaattcttcttctctatCAGTCATGACATTGGCCTTCTTCAAATCAGAGCCAATGTCCTTGAATTTCTTTGCAAGAGATTCCACCTCTTCCTTCACTTCATGGAGAAATGTAGCTTCCTTTATTAGCAGCTTTGTTAACATCTCTGCTGTGTGCAGGATGCTCCCggccttttgtttttttcctcttttagaTTTCCTCTACAATGTATAGTGTATGAAACCCCAAGGTGGTAGTCAAGTTGGgaagggaccttcgccttagGAAGCATGAGCTCGACTCCTCTTACTTCTTTGGaatcactcacacggggtgtttagtgctcttcactactttcaatgACGGTGCAAATCTGTCCTGGCCTGTACCCTGAGGGCAGGTTAAGGTTGAAAAACATTGACCctggttagggttgggttgggtctggGTCTGGGTCTGGGTTGAGGCCTAACCCCAATTTGGGCCTAATTTTAACATTGATTTATATAATAGAAATTTGCGTTATCATCCTattcttttattcaaaataataaaatatggcTTATTGATTCTTATGATTAGGTGTACTCCtaaacatctattattgtgttgcacCTTATAATTTTGATTGTGTATTGATCATTTGGTCTattggtattttttatttattattattattttttaatgcatATGACACATATGGTAAAAGcaaggtcaattagggttaCTCCAATGACAAAAAGTAGTGccaattagggttgggttgggttcgCATGAACCCAATATGGTTGGCCTAGGTATGAATCAAATAAGGTTGGGttaggcttgggttgagttttggaaACCTAGAGTTGAATTAGCGTTGtaagaaacccaacccaacttgacTCTATTTGACCCATAGATATATCTATATTCGATCGAGAACTGATGTGAACCAACCCGAATTATATCAATAtcggcccaaaaaaaaaaaaaaaggagtagaAGAGGCTACTGGCTACTTTCGATTAAAATCCAAACAAGTATTATCATCCATGTGACTATGGCAACGATAAGTGCAGCAACATTAAAGAGTTTGGGAATTGTTTGTTTAACACGACAATCGAGGGAATATTTCCTTAATTGTTGTGAATTAATTGCATTTAAGTAAAAGTCCACTATcttatctttcctttttttttttttgctaaaaggtcatttaattaaaagagaacaagcaaaacaaagagaaatacaaaagggcaggccgatcccactaaacccacttgcaacctccaccttcggcatggccatcagcaggggactATCTTATCTTTCCTTAACTGTTTGTGAATCTTATTTAATACTCAATTAATACGCAACTTAGTGGAAAGAGTTATACTCTATTAatttatgggtaatttacagcgccaccccctgaagaatgctaATATTAGAGGggcaccccctctctttcactaaattggactcggaccccttgcTGTCAGTCTCCGTTAAGTAAAGATTTGAAaggacatttttacccttttaatgaaaacaaataataaatcatattttacctGTTATTTCTCACTGAGTGTCTGCAACAGCAGCTACCATCGGTGTCCGCAACAACAGCCACCATCGGCGGTTCCAACTtcttctccggtcgaacctctctctctctctctctctctctgtgaaccTCAAGGCCTACTATCCCTACGATCGAATCTGGGCGACCTCGGTGACAGatttcctatatgatgtccCAATATATTTCATAACATATTACAGCTTTGTTCGGTCGCTTTCTAAACTCAAAATATTCTGATATATTTACATTCGGATCAGTGCTAGATTTTGTTTTCAATACGCCTGTGAAAAAAAGTGATGTGGAAAACGACGGCAATAAAggcaagatctctctctctctctctctctgaacctcaAGGCCGACTATCCCTACGATCGAATCTGGGCGACCTCGACGACGGCTTTGGTCATGGCGGCCAGTAGTTGTGGGTTCTTTAAATGAGGAACAGGGTTTTAGAGGGAGATTTTCATAGGTTAAAGAGAGCTTTTCAGATAAAGGAGATCGGGAGTTAAGAGAGTTTCAGAGGGGGAGTTCGTTGGATAAAGAGGGTTTCAGCCAAGATTCGGCGGGAGTTAAGAGAGTTTCAGAAGGGGAGTTCGTTGAGTCAGTACTTACAACCATACGAGGCATGAAGCCATTGTGAGTCGATGCGATTTCACCGTCGGTAAGTCCATTGAAGAGCCCGTCCAGGTCTCCATCGCCGGTATTTGGATCGATGAGTGAAAgcaaggggtccgagtccaatttggtgaaagagagggggtgtccctctaatattgacattctttagggggtggcgctgtaaattatccTTAATTTATTCATGTTACATCATTACTAAATTCACATAATAAATCATTCATGTTACATCATTACTAAATTCACATAATAAATCAATCTATAAAATTTTTTTAGAGtccttttattaattttttttttttttgggctggAGTAATGAGTCATTTTCATTGTAGGAAAATGGCATGGATTAGGATCTCTCCAACTCCTAACCCCTCCAATTCTCTTCAATTTTTTCACATGCATATTTGGGGCTGTGTGCTAATCACTTGGGGTGGCATGCACCTGGCTACATGCAAATGAGAGGTTGGGAAAGAGTTGAGTTGATTCAAATCCGAACATTACGACACTGCAATAACATAATTCCTTTGTTAGGACACAAATGGAACTTCATGGTGCATATTTGTACATGATTTGCCCATATACGTACCCAAAAGATCAAACGCTAACTAATTTTAACATTAGGGAAATTACATTTGAGGTGGCCTGAGTTTGCAAAAAGTATATTTAGGGTTATAAAAAtacatttattttcatttttacccCTGCAAGCCGCTGATTGGATATCCCAAACTCCAACCCATCACCATCACCTATTGTGATCGTCCCTCTCCTGCAACCCATCTGCAAATGCCACCACACCTTTGTTCCCTTTGCCTGTGACGTCCCGTAAATGCAATTGTAATGCTAACCCACCGTCTTTGCAACTCTAAATTTGTTAATAAGAACCCCAAGTATCAGTTTTCAAACCTAAGGAACCTGAAACATCCTTTTACAAACTCAGCAATATGGACATGATAGAACCCGATTCACGAGAAGGCAATTACCTTCTACATGTTTACGTATAAGACCTAACTGATGAGAACACAAAGATTGGCTTCTATTGGTGTACctacattttttctctttttctttcccagCAGATCTATACCAATGAAACAGTATCAATCATTTAAACTACATCAAATCAAATTAAGGCTGTAGATGTAAAATCACATCCTCTACtacttctttccctttttctttaacTTCCCCTTTGTCGCTAAACATTTGAGAAGAACCTCCTCAAAATCTTCTTCCCCGCATGGAAATTTCAACCCTCCTTCTTGTTCAAACCCAAATTCCTCCGCTGCCCTCtccatcaaaaccctaaactcaggTACAGACAGATAAGTTGCCGGAATCACATATCGCCGGAGCTCTGATCCAACATAAACCGCCAGAAAACCACTCGGAACGGTGGCCGGAttctgtgaagaagaagaagaagaagctttccGGAAGCGAGAAACTTCACTGGAGAGCAATGATTCCTTAGAATTCTCTTCATAATTCAGAATGTAATTTCTCCTCTTAATTGAACACTTTTGCTGCGAAAACATCGACCACAAACGAAAAAGGAGATCTTTTGTAATGATCTGCCGGACTTCGTTCCTCACTAGGCTGGGAATCATGGATGAAGAGCTCCGGCCGTACGTCATTCCGATTTGAATTCTTTCTATCATTCCaatttagaaacagaaaaattgaATCAGTCTCTGAACAGAAAAGCTAAATATATAAATTCGAAGAAATCattcaaataattattttaaatttcaggGAAAAAACagcgaagaaggaagaagaggtggTTTAATTAATTGAGTCGCGGGAGGAAAGAACGTGAATTCTTTCTCCGCAAGGGAAAAAGCAAGGAATGGTGATTTGTTGCTACCATGTCAATTGCCAACCAACACAGATGATGTTTCTGCTAACGTTTTAGAGAAAATGTTTGTGAtaaatttagggtttcagttactcaaagagaaaggagattcACCAATTTTTAACAGAGTTCCACTAATTCTGATTGGTTTCGTCTCTACATATGGCAGTAAACTAATAGGCCATTGATTcgtaacaatttttttttcttgggggggggggggNNNNNNNNNNNNNNNNNNNNNNNNNNNNNNNNNNNNNNNNNNNNNNNNNNNNNNNNNNNNNNNNNNNNNNNNNNNNNNNNNNNNNNNNNNNNNNNNNNNNNNNNNNNNNNNNNNNNNNNNNNNNNNNNNNNNNNNNNNNNNNNNNNNNNNNNNNNNNNNNNNNNNNNNNNNNNNNNNNNNNNNNNNNNNNNNNNNNNNNNNNNNNNNNNNNNNNNNNNNNNNNNNNNNNNNNNNNNNNNNNNNNNNNNNNNNNNNNNNNNNNNNNNNNNNNNNNNNNNNNNNNNNNNNNNNNNNNNNNNNNNNNNNNNNNNNNNNNNNNNNNNNNNNNNNNNNNNNNNNNNNNNNNNNNNNNNNNNNNNNNNNNNNNNNNNNNNNNNNNNNNNNNNNNNNNNNNNNNNNNNNNNNNNNNNNNNNNNNNNNNNNNNNNNNNNNNNNNNNNNNNNNNNNNNNNNNNNNNNNNNNNNNNNNNNNNNNNNNNNNNNNNNNNNNNNNNNNNNNNNNNNNNNNNNNNNNNNNNNNNNNNNNNNNNNNNNNNNNNNNNNNNNNNNNNNNNNNNNNNNNNNNNNNNNNNNNNNNNNNNNNNNNNNNNNNNNNNNNNNNNNNNNNNNNNNNNNNNNNNNNNNNNNNNNNNNNNNNNNNNNNNNNNNNNNNNNNNNNNNNNNNNNNNNNNNNNNNNNNNNNNNNNNNNNNNNNNNNNNNNNNNNNNNNNNNNNNNNNNNNNNNNNNNNNNNNNNNNNNNNNNNNNNNNNNNNNNNNNNNNNNNNNNNNNNNNNNNNNNNNNNNNNNNNNNNNNNNNNNNNNNNNNNNNNNNNNNNNNNNNNNNNNNNNNNNNNNNNNNNNNNNNNNNNNNNNNNNNNNNNNNNNNNNNNNNNNNNNNNNNNNNNNNNNNNNNNNNNNNNNNNNNNNNNNNNNNNNNNNNNNNNNNNNNNNNNNNNNNNNNNNNNNNNNNNNNNNNNNNNNNNNNNNNNNNNNNNNNNNNNNNNNNNNNNNNNNNNNNNNNNNNNNNNNNNNNNNNNNNNNNNNNNNNNNNNNNNNNNNNNNNNNNNNNNNNNNNNNNNNNNNNNNNNNNNNNNNNNNNNNNNNNNNNNNNNNNNNNNNNNNNNNNNNNNNNNNNNNNNNNNNNNNNNNNNNNNNNNNNNNNNNNNNNNNNNNNNNNNNNNNNNNNNNNNNNNNNNNNNNNNNNNNNNNNNNNNNNNNNNNNNNNNNNNNNNNNNNNNNNNNNNNNNNNNNNNNNNNNNNNNNNNNNNNNNNNNNNNNNNNNNNNNNNNNNNNNNNNNNNNNNNNNNNNNNNNNNNNNNNNNNNNNNNNNNNNNNNNNNNNNNNNNNNNNNNNNNNNNNNNNNNNNNNNNNNNNNNNNNNNNNNNNNNNNNNNNNNNNNNNNNNNNNNNNNNNNNNNNNNNNNNNNNNNNNNNNNNNNNNNNNNNNNNNNNNNNNNNNNNNNNNNNNNNNNNNNNNNNNNNNNNNNNNNNNNNNNNNNNNNNNNNNNNNNNNNNNNNNNNNNNNNNNNNNNNNNNNNNNNNNNNNNNNNNNNNNNNNNNNNNNNNNNNNNNNNNNNNNNNNNNNNNNNNNNNNNNNNNNNNNNNNNNNNNNNNNNNNNNNNNNNNNNNNNNNNNNNNNNNNNNNNNNNNNNNNNNNNNNNNNNNNNNNNNNNNNNNNNNNNNNNNNNNNNNNNNNNNNNNNNNNNNNNNNNNNNNNNNNNNNNNNNNNNNNNNNNNNNNNNNNNNNNNNNNNNNNNNNNNNNNNNNNNNNNNNNNNNNNNNNNNNNNNNNNNNNNNNNNNNNNNNNNNNNNNNNNNNNNNNNNNNNNNNNNNNNNNNNNNNNNNNNNNNNNNNNNNNNNNNNNNNNNNNNNNNNNNNNNNNNNNNNNNNNNNNNNNNNNNNNNNNNNNNNNNNNNNNNNNNNNNNNNNNNNNNNNNNNNNNNNNNNNNNNNNNNNNNNNNNNNNNNNNNNNNNNNNNNNNNNNNNNNNNNNNNNNNNNNNNNNNNNNNNNNNNNNNNNNNNNNNNNNNNNNNNNNNNNNNNNNNNNNNNNNNNNNNNNNNNNNNNNNNNNNNNNNNNNNNNNNNNNNNNNNNNNNNNNNNNNNNNNNNNNNNNNNNNNNNNNNNNNNNNNNNNNNNNNNNNNNNNNNNNNNNNNNNNNNNNNNNNNNNNNNNNNNNNNNNNNNNNNNNNNNNNNNNNNNNNNNNNNNNNNNNNNNNNNNNNNNNNNNNNNNNNNNNNNNNNNNNNNNNNNNNNNNNNNNNNNNNNNNNNNNNNNNNNNNNNNNNNNNNNNNNNNNNNNNNNNNNNNNNNNNNNNNNNNNNNNNNNNNNNNNNNNNNNNNNNNNNNNNNNNNNNNNNNNNNNNNNNNNNNNNNNNNNNNNNNNNNNNNNNNNNNNNNNNNNNNNNNNNNNNNNNNNNNNNNNNNNNNNNNNNNNNNNNNNNNNNNNNNNNNNNNNNNNNNNNNNNNNNNNNNNNNNNNNNNNNNNNNNNNNNNNNNNNNNNNNNNNNNNNNNNNNNNNNNNNNNNNNNNNNNNNNNNNNNNNNNNNNNNNNNNNNNNNNNNNNNNNNNNNNNNNNNNNNNNNNNNNNNNNNNNNNNNNNNNNNNNNNNNNNNNNNNNNNNNNNNNNNNNNNNNNNNNNNNNNNNNNNNNNNNNNNNNNNNNNNNNNNNNNNNNNNNNNNNNNNNNNNNNNNNNNNNNNNNNNNNNNNNNNNNNNNNNNNNNNNNNNNNNNNNNNNNNNNNNNNNNNNNNNNNNNNNNNNNNNNNNNNNNNNNNNNNNNNNNNNNNNNNNNNNNNNNNNNNNNNNNNNNNNNNNNNNNNNNNNNNNNNNNNNNNNNNNNNNNNNNNNNNNNNNNNNNNNNNNNNNNNNNNNNNNNNNNNNNNNNNNNNNNNNNNNNNNNNNNNNNNNNNNNNNNNNNNNNNNNNNNNNNNNNNNNNNNNNNNNNNNNNNNNNNNNNNNNNNNNNNNNNNNNNNNNNNNNNNNNNNNNNNNNNNNNNNNNNNNNNNNNNNNNNNNNNNNNNNNNNNNNNNNNNNNNNNNNNNNNNNNNNNNNNNNNNNNNNNNNNNNNNNNNNNNNNNNNNNNNNNNNNNNNNNNNNNNNNNNNNNNNNNNNNNNNNNNNNNNNNNNNNNNNNNNNNNNNNNNNNNNNNNNNNNNNNNNNNNNNNNNNNNNNNNNNNNNNNNNNNNNNNNNNNNNNNNNNNNNNNNNNNNNNNNNNNNNNNNNNNNNNNNNNNNNNNNNNNNNNNNNNNNNNNNNNNNNNNNNNNNNNNNNNNNNNNNNNNNNNNNNNNNNNNNNNNNNNNNNNNNNNNNNNNNNNNNNNNNNNNNNNNNNNNNNNNNNNNNNNNNNNNNNNNNNNNNNNNNNNNNNNNNNNNNNNNNNNNNNNNNNNNNNNNNNNNNNNNNNNNNNNNNNNNNNNNNNNNNNNNNNNNNNNNNNNNNNNNNNNNNNNNNNNNNNNNNNNNNNNNNNNNNNNNNNNNNNNNNNNNNNNNNNNNNNNNNNNNNNNNNNNNNNNNNNNNNNNNNNNNNNNNNNNNNNNNNNNNNNNNNNNNNNNNNNNNNNNNNNNNNNNNNNNNNNNNNNNNNNNNNNNNNNNNNNNNNNNNNNNNNNNNNNNNNNNNNNNNNNNNNNNNNNNNNN
It includes:
- the LOC122084541 gene encoding auxin-responsive protein SAUR71-like; this translates as MIERIQIGMTYGRSSSSMIPSLVRNEVRQIITKDLLFRLWSMFSQQKCSIKRRNYILNYEENSKESLLSSEVSRFRKASSSSSSQNPATVPSGFLAVYVGSELRRYVIPATYLSVPEFRVLMERAAEEFGFEQEGGLKFPCGEEDFEEVLLKCLATKGKLKKKGKK
- the LOC122071939 gene encoding disease resistance protein RPP13-like, encoding MLTKLLIKEATFLHEVKEEVESLAKKFKDIGSDLKKANVMTDREEEFDEWVTQVRDLAFKAEDVIEVFVNNATPYDGYNVLQLIMGCFCQIITLQKLKNEIDYINVKLDNLPDRSSLITIQSPEDEDLILMRTQEDDDMVGFLKEANELATSLRKEEPRGQLVVVSIWAQAGAGKTALARNIYKRRDVNNEFDFVAWVSVSPYYEVKDIWQAILKQVKKLTEEEKDELQTKKEVEMQSMIPEGILTEEMKDVAKQMLAKCEGLPIAIVLLGGILSAKKKDIFEWIDMLEKVHSDLTESRVLRKEQRSDDNEITMEDVGRECLKGLIQRSMIQVVEYKSNGAPQTCRTHDLVGSLAIQEAKKAKFSTISKKKQLGGSVVEGSRRIALHPPEEEFFHIAEADQLASRLTGEEPLGRLAAISIVGMGGIDAESKLEDEEELQRMLCYHLKEKSYLIVLDNTWRQEDWDVIERVLPKPLNGEKCGVLITTRIPGHSVSGSGDSQLQLRVLSEKESLNLFLQTTFKCSKDEIPAAGLTKEIMHIASEFLKLCCGCKIFN